In Streptacidiphilus sp. P02-A3a, the DNA window AGGACCCCGGACGGATGGCGAACTGGGTGCGCGGCACCCGGGCGATCGCGCCGGTCGGCTTCGTCATCGCCACCCTGATCTTCTACTGGGCGGGCTGGCACAACCTGCGGATCGCCCTGCCGCTGCTGCTGCTCTCGGTGCTGCTCTACGCCTACCAGCAGCTCCGCTACGACCGGGACCGCCGGGACCTGGTCAACGGGGCCTGGCTGGTGGCCTACCTGCTGGCGCTGCTGGTGCTCTCGGCGCTGGGCAGCTTCGGCGGACACCGGGTGCTGACCGCGCCGTGGGACTCGGTGGTGGTCGCGCTGGTCGGCGTCGGCGGCTACCTGCTCGGCCTGCGCGGCGCGGCCCGCCACCTGGCCGTCCATCCGCTGCCGGACCCGACCGGAGCGGACCCGGTCGAACCCGGGCCCGTCGCGCCCGGGCTGCCGGAGGGCGGCCCGGCACCCGAGACCGCCTGACCCCGCCGTGCCCGCCGCTGTCCGCACAGCGACGGGCACGGCGCCTCCGGGCTCCGGGCTCGGGCTCCGGGCATCCGGCTCCGGCCTCGGGCTCCGGGCGTCGGGCCTCCGGGCCTCGGGCTCAGCTGGGCCAGTTCTCCGGGATCCGCACGCCCAGGAACTCGACCTCGCGGCGCAGCCGGAAGCCCAGCGTCTGGTACAACCGGATGGCGTTGGTGTTGCTCGCCGCCGCGTGCAGGAACGGGGTCTCCCCGCGCTCCCGGATGCCCGCCGCCACGGCCCGCACCAGCCGCCCGGCCAGGCCCTGTCCGCGCTGGTCGGAGGCGGTGCAGACGGCGCTGATCTCGGTCCAGCCCGGCGGGTGCAGCCGCTCCCCGGCCATCGCCACCAGCCTGCCCTCGCGGCGGATGCCCAGGTAGTTGCCCATCTCGATGGTGCGCGGCAGGAACGGGCCCGGCTTGGCGTGGGCGACCAGCGCCAGCATCTCCGGCACGTCCTCGGGCCCGAGCCGGATCGCCTCGCCGTCCGGCGCGGCGTCCACCCCGTCGTCCACCAGCTGCACCCCGGGGATGCCGGTGACCAGCTCCCAGCCGTCCGGCGGCGAGGCGTGCACGCCCGCCAGCGGCAGCAGCGCGCCCGGGCCGAGCAGGGCGGCGGCGTCCCGCCAGGTGGACTCGTCGGGCCGGTCCGGCAGCGCGACGAAGGGCGAGACGTCCGCCGGATAGCGC includes these proteins:
- a CDS encoding GNAT family N-acetyltransferase: MSQSQLFAPDDGPVTEAAPAGPHPLDNPARAALLGPHAHLAERRGEVLRYPADVSPFVALPDRPDESTWRDAAALLGPGALLPLAGVHASPPDGWELVTGIPGVQLVDDGVDAAPDGEAIRLGPEDVPEMLALVAHAKPGPFLPRTIEMGNYLGIRREGRLVAMAGERLHPPGWTEISAVCTASDQRGQGLAGRLVRAVAAGIRERGETPFLHAAASNTNAIRLYQTLGFRLRREVEFLGVRIPENWPS